In Patescibacteria group bacterium, one DNA window encodes the following:
- a CDS encoding Ig-like domain-containing protein, giving the protein MRRIICTIAAIGFSFLLGHFALAARFELSPASTGFIIGCDSAVNIEIDTAGETSDAANILIRYNPAQIEIRDANPSASGIQIRNGNAYEAYADNIVLPGEGLIRLTGFSFLEQLTGRATFGTIIFRPRAGAVGTALTVEYVAGSTIDSNIAEYLTSDDLLTGVTNGSYTFSGGSCVADVTPPSVLNPDPTPDERDVPLDTNVIFDIRDSQSGVDLDSLTVNVDGIIYTRGGINRFSFVGTPESYAVAINPDTDFTPGVPVLVEINAADLSGNRMTPYRYIFNQPAAPPPEPPSCEALGCISPATCTAEPVLPEEITEEPTVPESQRLNLGDFSFYIADGTLQIYPNRNDELTTLQNSPLIISISENKFPREVERIVLTLNSFSYLLGYNEISDARQTTIQTPSTAGKLSSVILVDYKDGSHDRILGTLSLLSRGFIWQGTAANKLSGAKVTLYESTAGSRVWDATPYHQINPQITDASGQFAFLVPPGRYYLLVQKDDYRDQTTSVFEIANNVVNQSVEILIKPPSLSEVWNPEGPITENIQNVAKNLGEKTIYASEIVRKDVLDNPEVEKNNESIAVPTVAAVAIVSYGTAISLGSLLPFLQLIFTQPLLLLFPKRRKGWGIVYHSLSKMPVDLAIVRLYEKVTNRLVQTRVTDKEGRFAFFVQPGQYFIKVVKPNFAFPSNFVKDIKEDVKYLDIYHGEEITVTEKNTLVTPNIPIDPVEGTAKPDKKIVLAHFGRKAQNIIAPLGILAAAISVLISPQLWMVAVLAGHCLLYALFRRLARSKKPKSWGIVYENQTKAPVGLTVARIFETEYNKLLETQVTDGRGRYSFLVGNNAYYVTFSKPGFAPKRTETIDLRGRKEGAAVGLDVGLDKV; this is encoded by the coding sequence ATGAGGAGGATAATTTGTACAATCGCCGCAATCGGATTTAGTTTTCTTCTCGGCCATTTTGCGCTCGCCGCTCGTTTTGAATTGTCTCCGGCTTCCACGGGGTTTATTATTGGTTGTGATTCGGCGGTGAATATTGAAATAGATACCGCAGGAGAAACCTCTGACGCCGCTAATATTTTAATTCGTTATAATCCCGCGCAAATTGAAATCCGCGACGCTAATCCATCAGCAAGCGGAATCCAAATAAGAAATGGCAACGCTTACGAAGCCTATGCTGATAATATTGTTTTGCCGGGGGAAGGGTTGATCCGCCTGACGGGATTTTCTTTTTTAGAACAACTCACGGGCAGAGCCACTTTTGGCACAATTATTTTTCGTCCGAGAGCAGGTGCGGTTGGCACTGCGTTGACCGTAGAATATGTTGCCGGCAGCACGATTGATAGTAACATTGCCGAATATTTGACAAGTGACGATCTTTTGACCGGCGTGACAAATGGTTCTTACACCTTTAGCGGCGGTTCTTGCGTGGCTGATGTTACGCCACCGAGCGTGTTAAACCCCGATCCAACGCCGGACGAACGCGACGTACCCCTTGATACAAATGTTATTTTTGATATTCGTGACAGTCAGTCAGGAGTTGATTTGGATAGTTTAACGGTAAACGTGGATGGTATAATTTACACGCGAGGAGGAATAAATAGATTTTCTTTTGTCGGGACTCCGGAGTCATACGCCGTGGCGATAAATCCGGACACAGATTTTACTCCGGGTGTGCCAGTACTTGTGGAAATAAACGCGGCAGATTTATCCGGAAATAGGATGACGCCTTATCGCTATATTTTTAATCAGCCAGCTGCCCCACCGCCCGAGCCGCCGTCTTGCGAAGCGCTTGGGTGTATTTCACCAGCCACTTGCACGGCCGAGCCTGTTTTGCCAGAAGAAATTACTGAAGAGCCGACCGTTCCGGAGTCACAGAGGTTAAATCTTGGAGATTTTTCATTTTATATTGCCGACGGAACCCTTCAAATTTATCCAAATAGAAATGATGAGCTTACGACTTTACAAAATTCACCACTTATAATTTCTATTTCAGAAAATAAATTTCCTCGAGAGGTGGAAAGAATAGTTTTAACCTTAAATAGTTTTTCTTACCTTTTGGGTTATAATGAAATTTCCGACGCACGGCAAACGACAATCCAAACGCCCTCTACTGCGGGAAAATTATCAAGCGTGATTTTAGTTGATTATAAAGATGGCTCTCATGACAGAATTCTTGGAACGCTTTCGCTTTTGTCGCGCGGTTTTATTTGGCAGGGAACAGCAGCAAATAAATTGTCCGGCGCCAAGGTGACGCTTTATGAGAGCACGGCGGGTTCCAGAGTTTGGGATGCCACTCCTTATCATCAAATCAATCCACAAATAACGGACGCTTCTGGTCAGTTCGCTTTCCTGGTTCCGCCGGGGCGATATTATTTACTTGTCCAAAAGGACGACTACCGTGATCAAACCACATCGGTTTTTGAAATAGCAAACAACGTTGTTAATCAAAGTGTAGAAATTCTTATAAAACCGCCGTCGCTTTCCGAAGTTTGGAACCCCGAAGGGCCGATTACTGAAAATATCCAGAATGTTGCGAAAAATTTAGGAGAAAAAACAATTTACGCCTCTGAGATTGTCCGCAAAGATGTTTTGGACAATCCTGAAGTAGAAAAAAATAATGAAAGTATTGCCGTGCCGACCGTAGCCGCGGTCGCGATCGTAAGTTATGGAACAGCAATTTCTCTTGGCTCGCTTTTACCATTTTTACAATTGATTTTTACCCAGCCGCTTCTCCTTCTTTTCCCAAAACGAAGAAAAGGTTGGGGCATTGTTTATCATTCTTTATCAAAAATGCCGGTTGATCTGGCAATAGTTCGTTTGTATGAAAAAGTGACAAACCGCCTGGTCCAAACTCGCGTCACGGATAAGGAAGGCCGTTTTGCTTTCTTTGTCCAGCCGGGTCAATATTTTATCAAGGTTGTTAAACCAAATTTTGCTTTCCCGTCCAATTTTGTAAAAGATATAAAAGAAGATGTTAAATATTTAGATATTTATCACGGCGAAGAAATTACGGTGACGGAAAAAAATACGCTCGTGACGCCGAACATTCCGATTGATCCGGTAGAGGGCACAGCTAAACCTGATAAAAAAATTGTTCTCGCGCATTTTGGAAGAAAGGCACAAAACATCATCGCGCCGCTCGGCATTCTTGCTGCTGCTATTTCGGTTTTAATTTCGCCGCAACTTTGGATGGTCGCGGTTCTGGCTGGCCACTGCCTTCTGTACGCACTTTTTAGACGTTTGGCCAGAAGCAAAAAACCAAAGAGCTGGGGCATTGTTTACGAAAATCAAACAAAGGCGCCGGTGGGGCTCACAGTGGCAAGAATTTTTGAAACGGAATACAATAAGCTTTTGGAAACTCAAGTTACGGACGGTCGCGGGCGATATTCGTTCTTGGTTGGCAATAATGCTTATTATGTGACATTCAGCAAGCCTGGCTTTGCGCCGAAACGGACTGAGACGATTGATCTTCGCGGGAGAAAAGAAGGCGCGGCCGTAGGGTTGGATGTGGGGTTGGATAAAGTATAG
- a CDS encoding matrixin family metalloprotease, translated as MKATIAMCAMSVALTGCLGMELGNPEPFEFSLSTDWSNPEDEVLREAAEIWERMTCLDLFNDQGYEPHDGGWTRPKLNDHKDVVYPFSQIDTTPDIEDYLEMTGGFAGYFCGDILIMRGAYLRSVDDQICFYSREGDPSRCLSEEEAREDFVFQFNLELVKRTAIHEFGHALGLDHNDSAPSVMGTDASPPEFYSVEPTAADIDNLCRLYDCPADCPTRP; from the coding sequence ATGAAGGCGACGATCGCAATGTGCGCAATGAGCGTGGCGCTCACGGGCTGCCTTGGCATGGAGCTCGGCAATCCCGAGCCGTTTGAGTTCAGTCTTTCGACTGACTGGAGCAACCCGGAAGACGAGGTGCTCCGCGAGGCGGCTGAGATTTGGGAAAGGATGACCTGCCTGGACCTCTTCAATGACCAGGGCTACGAACCGCACGACGGGGGTTGGACTCGACCGAAGTTGAACGATCACAAGGATGTGGTCTATCCGTTTTCCCAGATCGATACCACACCCGACATCGAAGACTACCTTGAGATGACAGGCGGGTTTGCCGGTTACTTCTGCGGCGACATCCTGATCATGCGGGGGGCGTATCTGCGCTCCGTGGACGATCAGATTTGTTTTTACAGCAGAGAGGGCGATCCTTCTCGTTGCTTGTCCGAAGAGGAGGCAAGGGAGGACTTTGTCTTCCAGTTCAATCTAGAGTTGGTCAAGAGAACCGCCATCCATGAATTCGGGCACGCGCTCGGTCTGGATCACAACGACTCCGCTCCTTCTGTGATGGGTACAGATGCATCTCCGCCCGAGTTCTATTCGGTAGAACCAACGGCGGCGGACATCGACAACCTCTGTCGACTGTACGACTGTCCGGCGGATTGTCCAACGCGACCATGA